The sequence aaggcaacgatcagccgacgtgaaCGATGGAGACCGCCACTATTCTCTATGggttgcccggacaatctagcgatcacccggaccTCCCCACgacctcccctgcacttacctgctcgctacTGCCTCTATTACAcatggcggcagcgagcaggtaagtgcaggggaggtcGTGGGGAGGTCCAaggaggaacaaggagcaaacgagcgatgacagcgctcatttgctcctccagtcgccccgtgtaataggggatttACATTATAAATAAAGGGAAGCGCTTTGTTTGCCCGGCAGTCGGCTTACACaccggctgcctttgatctcgCTGGAGCCAGTCCTgagaaactaggagaagttttccaggattagatccagcttttccaggcacccggggaggagcggcatggagatcaaaggcagccgacTGCCGGGcaaacaaagcgcttcacttcattTATAATGTAAGTTCCTTCATCTCATACAGAAAGTTGGTCTGCTCTGATGTGGCCTAATGATAGATGACCATTATTTTGGGATGTATTTTATATTTCGGGGGGCGGGGGTAGTAAATATAAAATCTTTATAAGTAATACACTAGATACTATAACCTAGGCTATCCTTTGTAGAGATGTATAGGCaagcataggagtatacagtgGTAGTGGCCTGTGCCCAGGTCATTGTCAGTTCTCTATTTTTGAGGTTCAGTCATTTGTCTTCCTGATGAAAACTTTCATCAATGCCCCTTTGACCTCCTTATTTCTCAGGCTGTAGATATATGGATTCATCATTGGGGCCACCACAGTATATACAACGCTCACAACCCTGTTGTAATTTACTGAAGACTTTGAAGATGGACGGAGATACATGAAGGCGATTGTGCCGTAAAATAAGATGACCACGGTGAGATGTGAGgaacaggtggagaaggctttgtATCTTCCATCGGATGAGCGAATTTTAAGGATGGACGAGATGATTCTGATATAGGAATACAGAACTATAAGAAATGGGAGTAAAACCGGGAGCCCACCTTCTGTGTAGATCAACATTTTGTTGAGTGAGATGTCCGAGCAAGCCAACTGCAAGAGTGGTGCCATGTCACAGTAGAAGTGATAGATTTTGTTGGAACCACAAAAGGTCAATGTTGAAGCCATGACAGTATGCAGCATCGAATGTAGAGCGGCAGCCAACCATGAGAAGACCACCAGAAGAATGCAACTCTTTCTACTGACAATCAAATTGTAGCGCAAGGGGTCACAGATGGCCACATATCGGTCATAGGCCATCACCGCCAGCAGAAAGCATTCTGTGCAAGCGAAACACAGGAAAAAATACAACTGGGAGATACAATCAACCAACGGCATGGACTTGTCTTCCGATACGATGTTCACTAACATTTTCGGGACAATGGTCGAGGTGTAGCACATGTCAACGAAAGACAAATTCCCtaggaagaagtacatgggggTGCGAAGATGGGAGCTTCTTCTTACCAGGAAGATAATGGTTGAGTTTCCGACAAGGTTTAGAAGGTACATAACCAAGAAGGTGACAAACAGCAAAACCTGCTGCCTCGGGTGGTCTGAAAAGCCAAGCATTAGGAATTCTGTACTTGGGCTGGAGTTCATGGATTCTGTAGGAAAATAACctataaaaggagaaaaaaaaagtgtgcaaccGAGAGAAACTATGGATGATTAAAGTCACATAGATTCAATAATCCACCATAGAAGTACTGCAGAGGTGCACCGGGGAAAGAGGAACCAGGCATCAGAGCTGTTGGTGATGGGTATGGGCTATGTATTACAGCTGACACCCACCAACCAAGACTCTATAGGactcctattacaccctgccaGAGGTATAAGGACAATACCCAGTATTAcattagtatacatatatatttatttatttatttatttatttttttccggcatataagatgactggatgtataagacgacccccaactttttcagtaaaaatatagagtttggcatATACTTGCTGTATGAGACTACTCtgccaatgcacaccaaataaaaattaattaaaaacatcagacagcagtgagatctgaggaggtacagtaataccagtaaAATACAAAGAcggccagacaggtgaaagaggtttgtttttctgggcacactctaccgtatctctttttttttcatactCCGGACTCCTGCAGCTTGCTCCACCCTTCAAATGGTTGCCACATACGGCGGGGATGCAAACGTTTTTGAGCTCCTCCCACCATATGCAGCAACCACAGATTTTCAAGTCCGATTGcgcagtttttcagcacccgccctaaaAGACGAcccccggcgtataagacgacccctgacttttaggaAGAATTTCCGGGggtaaaaagtagtcttatacgcaggaaaatactgtatatttcagtcattttGCCTCCCAGCAAAAATCTGGATTCAAAAACAATTATGTgtcataatattaataataataataaaaactacagcttagCCCCCACCTCATTTTTTaagttgtaatatatatatatatatatatatatatatatatctaagtaAATATATATGAtgcaaaaaattataataaaggtATGACTCTTAGATGACAGAAAAAATAAAGTATAATTGACTGCGTCACCAAGGGGTTAATTATAAGAGACACAAAAACATACATAAATAGTTTAGTTCAAAACGAGGTTtacaataaatataattttttccgATACCAAGAATACAAGCTTTATCCATTCAAGATTACAATGACCGCTTTATCCTGGAAAACCAAATCTTTCAATTCGCCTAAAGTGTTACCtgtcacaaaaatgtttttttttttttttaagaaatcaagaGGGGTTGTGGTGGCAAGCAGTTCTGCAATATACttgctttaaaaaatatatatatgctaattctattatcagctctgcaggttaccaggagacaatgctctgtgttatgtaacaattcagtcactgtgtgacaggagagctgaccatacaatgcgaggacccccaggattctctgctactcaATATGGATGCACAGTAGCTTTACATATGTGCAATGAaaggtgacacctagtggccatatgtataactgtGATTTAAACATGGAAAAAAAGGGAGCGTACTGCATAACTGCTTGCTATCACAACCCCTGTTCATTTTAAGAAAGAAAATTAAATTGTAACaattttacatgaaaaaaaatcCATTTCTAAATACATTTGttagttctataaaaaaaaaattaaaaatgtgaaaaatgaatgaaatgaacttaagaaatgcaaaaaaacaaaaacaaagcattgattgtTTTAAAAATTCATACAGTACAATAAAGAAAATCATTTTGatattgaaataataaaaaaaaatgttacctgCTTGGAAATAACTTCTGGAATATGGAATGAGTGGGATGATGGGTGTACTGTGCGGCAGATACACAGACAAGGATCATTTTGCTGGAGTATTTATCCTGTAGATGTAACCCTCACCACCGGGGGGCGAGCTCCCAAATGTCCATGACGTACAGTCACAGCCATTGTTCTCGCTCATCAGACGTCTCCTGGTGATTATTCCCAGACATCACATTAGGTTTTTCTCAGCGGATAATAGCAAAAAATATCTACAACTAAATAAAATGATTGTCAAGAAATTCTAAAATGTTTCAGACAATAATAGCACAATAATAAGGAGTGAGATCTTTGGCTTATGACCCAGTGAGTGTTGTAGGGTGTATTACATTACTGACATTCCTTTAAAAGACTTATGGTCTGTGATAAATGGCCTTACCGTAACAAAGATAtcggtagatagatagatttgcttCCACATGGTAGGCCCCcaaactgtgcccccataaagtagttaggACTCTGTGGTCCCAGGTGGTAggcccccactttgtgcccctatatagtagttaggcctttctTTGGTCCCAGATGGTaggcccccacactgtgcccccgtatagtagttaggcctttctGTGGTCCCAGATGGTAGGTgtccacactgtgcccccataaagtagttaggcctctctataGTCCCAGATGGTAGGTGTCCACAATGTGCCCCATAGTTAAGCCTCTCTGTGGTCTCAGATGGTaggcccccacactgtgcccctatatagtagttattcCTTTCTGTGGCCTCAGATGGTGGGCCGcacattgtgcccccatatagtacttaggccctCTGTTACCCCATATATTAGgcccccactgtgctcccatatggtagttaggcctctctgtggctTCAGATGGTAGGCCCCCacattgtgctcccccatatagtacttaggcccctctgtggcCCCAGATGGAACGCTACAacactgtgccccatgtagtaactAGCACC is a genomic window of Dendropsophus ebraccatus isolate aDenEbr1 chromosome 12, aDenEbr1.pat, whole genome shotgun sequence containing:
- the LOC138768600 gene encoding olfactory receptor 1E5-like; amino-acid sequence: MNSSPSTEFLMLGFSDHPRQQVLLFVTFLVMYLLNLVGNSTIIFLVRRSSHLRTPMYFFLGNLSFVDMCYTSTIVPKMLVNIVSEDKSMPLVDCISQLYFFLCFACTECFLLAVMAYDRYVAICDPLRYNLIVSRKSCILLVVFSWLAAALHSMLHTVMASTLTFCGSNKIYHFYCDMAPLLQLACSDISLNKMLIYTEGGLPVLLPFLIVLYSYIRIISSILKIRSSDGRYKAFSTCSSHLTVVILFYGTIAFMYLRPSSKSSVNYNRVVSVVYTVVAPMMNPYIYSLRNKEVKGALMKVFIRKTND